One part of the Solea solea chromosome 1, fSolSol10.1, whole genome shotgun sequence genome encodes these proteins:
- the LOC131477742 gene encoding inositol monophosphatase 1-like — translation MADQWQNAMDHAVAIARKAGEVVREALRGDRKVMTKSSSIDLVTQTDQKVEQLIIQSVKERFPAHRFIGEESVAAGEPCDLTDQPTWIIDPIDGTTNFVHAFPFVAVSIGFCVDKKVEFGVVYSCLEDKMFVARRGRGAFCNGEPLKVSDQEDIKRSIVVTEFGSNRDPDAVDRIFSSLRKIVCLPVHGVRSAGTAAINLCLVASGSVEAYYEIGIHVWDVAAGSLMVTEAGGVLLDVEGGDVDLMSRRIVAANNRAVAGQIIRQLNVFSPPRDDTLPSHE, via the exons ATGGCCGACCAGTGGCAGAACGCCATGGACCACGCGGTCGCCATCGCACGAAAAGCTGGAGAG GTGGTGCGTGAGGCTCTGCGTGGCGACAGGAAGGTCATGACAAAGAGTTCATCGATTGACTtggtgacacaaactgaccagaAGGTGGAGCAGCTCATCATCCAATCAGTGAAGGAGAGATTTCCTGCACATAG attcaTAGGGGAGGAGTCAGTGGCGGCAGGTGAACCATGTGACCTCACAGACCAGCCCACCTGGATCATCGACCCCATTGATGGAACCACCAACTTTGTTCACGC ATTTCCTTTTGTTGCTGTTTCCATCGGCTTCTGTGTTGATAAGAAG GTGGAGTTTGGCGTTGTTTACAGTTGTCTTGAAGATAAAATGTTTGTGGCGCGTCGCGGCAGAGGAGCGTTCTGTAACGGAGAACCTCTGAAGGTTTCTGATCAGGAAG ACATCAAGCGCTCAATTGTTGTCACAGAGTTTGGATCAAATCGAGACCCGGACGCTGTCGACAGAATCTTCTCCAGTCTGAGGAAGATCGTCTGTCTCCCTGTGCACGG TGTGCGCAGCGCAGGAACCGCTGCCATCAACCTGTGTCTGGTTGCGTCCGGTTCTGTTGAGGCTTATTATGAGATTGGGATCCATGTGTGGGACGTTGCCGCTGGCTCGCTGATGGTGACGGAGGCGGGCGGAGTCTTGCTGGATGTGGAGG gcggAGACGTGGACCTCATGTCTCGCAGAATCGTCGCTGCTAACAACAGAGCAGTCGCCGGGCAGATTATCCGGCAGCTCAACGTTTTCTCTCCGCCCAGAGACGACACCCTGCCTTCACATGAGTGA